The DNA region CGCCAACTTCGACCTCGCCGAAGCGGTCGCTCGCGTACAGCAGGCCAGGGCCCAGGCGGGGATCGCGCGCGCCTCGCTCCTTCCCGCCATCCAGGCCAGCGCGAACGTCAGCGACACGGACAACCCGTCCAACGCCGGCTTCGGCCAGCAGTTCCGCGAAATCGCGGGTGACCGGCTGCCCGGTTTCGAGTTCCCCGAGCGCCTCGGCATCGAGACCTGGTCGCTGGGCGTCGACTTCGCCTACGAACTGGATTTCTGGGGACGCGCCCGCAACGATTCGCGGGCCGCCGGGCAGGAGTACCTGGCGTCGGAGTCGGACTACCGCGCGGCGCGTATCGGCGTGCTGTCCGAGACCATCACGACCTACTTCGAGATCGCCGATCTGCGCAGGCGCGAAGCCGTCGCGCGCGAGACGATCGACGTGCTTCTTGAACGGGAGCAGCTCGCAGAGACCCGCTACGACCGCGGTCTGGTCACTTCCTTCGAACTCTACCAGGTTCGCCAGGAACTTCGGAACACGCAGGCCGCCCTTCCTCAGCTGGAGAGCCAGCTGGTCAACGCCGAAGGGCGTCTGGCCGTTCTGGTGGGCGGCTTCCGCGAGAAGCTCGACGCGATCCTCCCCGATTCGCTGGCGCCGCTGCCGTCGAGCGATCCCGTCTCCGCAGGGGTGCCGGCCGACCTCCTGGTTCAACGGCCGGATGTGCGCTCCGCGGGCCTGCGGCTCGAGGCCGCCCGCTTCACCATCGGCGCGCGCCGGGCCGAAATGCTCCCCTCCCTGTCGTTCTCGGGCACGATCGGGGTGCAGTCCGCGGACGCCGACGGCCTCTTCAATGTCGACCAGTGGTTTCGCAACCTGCTCGGCAACCTGACCGCGCCGATCTTCCAGGGGGGTCGCATCCGCAGCAACATCGCCGTCGCGCACGCCCGCTTCGGTCAGGCGGCGGCCGCCTACGGGCGCACCGTGGTGACGGCGGTTCACGAGGTGGAGACGGCGCTGGCCGCGCTCGGCAACGAAGGGCGGCGCCACGACTTCCTCGCATCACAGCGGGAAGAGGCCCTTGCCTCGGTCGAGTTGCAGTCGCGCCGCTACGCCGCCGGAGTGGGAGGCTACGT from Gammaproteobacteria bacterium includes:
- a CDS encoding TolC family protein, with the translated sequence MNVQQTPAPLVALSSLLLLAACSLAPAPSVPEPVAELPDSFEGSEESGAYQAREWWTTFQDPALNTVIDSVLAANFDLAEAVARVQQARAQAGIARASLLPAIQASANVSDTDNPSNAGFGQQFREIAGDRLPGFEFPERLGIETWSLGVDFAYELDFWGRARNDSRAAGQEYLASESDYRAARIGVLSETITTYFEIADLRRREAVARETIDVLLEREQLAETRYDRGLVTSFELYQVRQELRNTQAALPQLESQLVNAEGRLAVLVGGFREKLDAILPDSLAPLPSSDPVSAGVPADLLVQRPDVRSAGLRLEAARFTIGARRAEMLPSLSFSGTIGVQSADADGLFNVDQWFRNLLGNLTAPIFQGGRIRSNIAVAHARFGQAAAAYGRTVVTAVHEVETALAALGNEGRRHDFLASQREEALASVELQSRRYAAGVGGYVDYLDAVRALLNVESTLAGARRDLALARLAVHRSLGGDWTVPPEELEGPRMVPASESKEEADTPTGGTE